One window of the Staphylococcus equorum genome contains the following:
- the fusA gene encoding elongation factor G, producing MARDFSLDRTRNIGIMAHIDAGKTTTTERILYYTGRIHKIGETHEGASQMDWMEQEQDRGITITSAATTAQWDDHRVNIIDTPGHVDFTVEVERSLRVLDGAVTVLDAQSGVEPQTETVWRQATNYSVPRIVFVNKMDKMGANFEYAVSTIHDRLQANAQPIQLPIGAEDQFEAIIDLVEMKCFKYNNNEGTDIEEIEIPEDHKERADEARSALIEAVAESNDELMEKYLADEAITVAELKDAIRQATNDIEFYPVLVGTAFKNKGVQLLLDAVIDYLPSPLDVKPIVGHRADDPEEEVIAKADDDAEFAALAFKVMTDPYVGKLTFFRVYSGTLSSGSYVKNSTKSKRERVGRLLQMHANSRQELNTVYSGDIAAAVGLKDTATGDTLCGEKNDIILESMDFPEPVIHLSVEPKSKADQDKMTTALVKLQEEDPTFHAHTDDETGQVIIGGMGELHLDILVDRMKKEFNVECNVGAPMVSYRETFKQSAQVQGKFARQSGGRGQYGDVKIEFAPNETGGGFEFENAIVGGVVPREYIPSVEAGLKDSMENGVLAGYPLIDVKAKLYDGSYHDVDSSEMAFKIAASLALKEAAKKCDPVILEPMMKVTIEMPEEYMGDIMGDVTSRRGRVDGMEPRGNAQVVNAFVPLSEMFGYATSLRSNTQGRGTYTMYFDHYAEVPKSVAEAIIKKNSGNSAE from the coding sequence ATGGCTAGAGATTTTAGTTTAGACAGAACTCGTAATATCGGTATCATGGCCCACATCGATGCTGGTAAAACAACTACGACAGAACGTATTCTTTACTATACTGGACGTATCCACAAAATTGGTGAAACTCATGAAGGAGCTTCACAAATGGACTGGATGGAACAGGAGCAAGATCGTGGTATCACAATCACATCTGCTGCAACAACAGCACAATGGGATGACCACCGTGTAAATATCATCGATACACCAGGACACGTAGACTTCACTGTTGAAGTTGAACGTTCTTTACGTGTACTTGATGGCGCAGTAACAGTACTTGATGCACAATCAGGTGTTGAGCCTCAAACTGAAACAGTTTGGCGTCAAGCAACAAATTACAGTGTACCTCGTATTGTCTTCGTAAACAAAATGGACAAAATGGGCGCTAACTTTGAATATGCAGTTAGCACTATTCATGACCGTTTACAAGCTAATGCACAACCAATTCAATTACCAATTGGTGCTGAAGATCAATTTGAAGCAATCATTGACTTAGTTGAAATGAAATGTTTCAAATATAACAATAACGAAGGAACTGATATTGAAGAAATTGAAATTCCTGAGGATCATAAAGAAAGAGCTGACGAAGCTCGTTCAGCATTAATTGAAGCAGTTGCTGAAAGTAATGATGAATTAATGGAAAAATATTTAGCTGACGAAGCAATCACTGTCGCTGAATTAAAAGACGCTATCCGTCAAGCAACAAATGATATTGAATTTTATCCAGTTCTTGTTGGTACAGCGTTCAAAAACAAAGGTGTTCAGTTATTGCTTGACGCAGTAATTGATTACTTACCATCACCATTAGACGTTAAACCAATTGTTGGACATCGTGCTGATGACCCAGAAGAAGAAGTTATCGCAAAAGCTGATGACGATGCTGAGTTCGCTGCTTTAGCGTTCAAAGTAATGACTGACCCTTATGTTGGTAAGTTAACATTCTTCCGTGTTTATTCAGGAACGCTTTCATCTGGTTCATACGTTAAGAATTCTACAAAGAGCAAACGTGAACGTGTAGGTCGTTTACTACAAATGCACGCTAACTCTCGTCAAGAGCTTAACACAGTATACTCAGGAGATATCGCTGCTGCGGTAGGTCTTAAAGATACTGCTACTGGTGATACTTTATGTGGTGAGAAGAATGACATTATCTTGGAATCTATGGATTTCCCAGAACCTGTTATTCACTTATCTGTTGAACCAAAATCTAAAGCTGACCAAGACAAGATGACTACAGCTTTAGTTAAGTTACAAGAAGAAGATCCAACATTCCATGCACACACAGACGATGAAACTGGACAAGTTATCATTGGTGGTATGGGTGAACTTCACTTAGATATCTTAGTAGACCGTATGAAGAAAGAATTTAACGTTGAATGTAACGTTGGTGCTCCAATGGTTTCATACCGTGAAACATTTAAGCAATCAGCTCAAGTTCAAGGTAAATTCGCTCGTCAATCTGGTGGTCGTGGTCAATATGGTGACGTTAAGATTGAATTCGCGCCTAACGAAACTGGTGGCGGTTTTGAATTCGAAAACGCTATCGTTGGTGGTGTAGTTCCTCGTGAATACATTCCATCAGTTGAAGCAGGACTTAAAGATTCAATGGAAAACGGTGTATTAGCTGGTTATCCTTTAATTGATGTTAAAGCTAAATTATATGACGGTTCATACCATGATGTCGATTCATCAGAAATGGCCTTCAAAATTGCTGCATCATTAGCGCTTAAAGAAGCTGCTAAAAAATGTGATCCAGTTATCTTAGAACCAATGATGAAAGTAACAATCGAAATGCCTGAAGAGTACATGGGTGACATCATGGGTGACGTAACATCTCGTCGTGGACGTGTTGATGGTATGGAACCTCGTGGTAATGCACAAGTTGTTAACGCTTTTGTACCACTTTCAGAAATGTTCGGTTATGCAACATCATTACGTTCTAACACTCAAGGTCGCGGTACGTATACTATGTACTTTGACCACTATGCAGAAGTTCCAAAATCAGTTGCTGAAGCAATTATCAAGAAAAACAGTGGTAATTCAGCTGAGTAA
- the rpsG gene encoding 30S ribosomal protein S7 translates to MPRKGSVPKRDVLPDPIHNSKLVTKLINKIMLDGKRGTAQRILYSAFDLVQERSGREAVEVFDEAIDNIMPVLEVKARRVGGSNYQVPVEVRPERRTTLGLRWLVNYSRHRGEKTMEERLANEILDAANNTGGAVKKREDTHKMAEANKAFAHYRW, encoded by the coding sequence ATGCCTCGTAAAGGATCAGTACCAAAAAGAGACGTATTACCGGATCCAATCCACAACTCTAAATTAGTTACAAAATTGATCAACAAAATCATGTTAGATGGTAAACGTGGGACAGCTCAAAGAATTCTTTATTCTGCTTTCGACTTAGTTCAAGAACGTAGTGGTCGTGAAGCTGTTGAAGTATTCGATGAAGCTATCGACAATATCATGCCAGTATTAGAAGTTAAAGCTCGCCGTGTAGGTGGTTCTAACTATCAAGTACCAGTTGAAGTTCGTCCAGAACGTCGTACGACTTTAGGACTTCGTTGGTTAGTTAATTATTCGCGTCACCGTGGTGAAAAAACTATGGAAGAGCGTTTAGCTAACGAAATCTTAGATGCAGCCAACAATACAGGTGGCGCAGTTAAGAAACGTGAAGACACTCACAAAATGGCTGAAGCTAACAAAGCCTTCGCTCACTATCGTTGGTAG
- the rpsL gene encoding 30S ribosomal protein S12, which produces MPTINQLVRKPRQSKSKTYGSPALNRNFNSKKKKYTSLNSPQKRGVCTRVGTMAPKKPNSALRKYARVRLSNSIEINAYIPGIGHNLQEHSVVLVRGGRVKDLPGVRYHVVRGALDTSGVDGRRKSRSKYGAKKPKK; this is translated from the coding sequence ATGCCAACTATTAATCAATTGGTACGTAAACCTAGACAAAGCAAATCGAAAACATACGGTTCACCAGCTTTGAACAGAAACTTTAACAGCAAAAAGAAAAAATACACTAGTTTAAACTCTCCACAAAAACGTGGTGTTTGTACTCGTGTAGGTACTATGGCTCCTAAAAAACCTAACTCCGCGTTACGTAAATATGCCCGTGTACGTTTGTCAAACAGTATCGAAATTAATGCGTATATCCCTGGTATCGGACATAACTTACAAGAACACAGTGTTGTACTTGTACGTGGTGGACGTGTAAAAGATTTACCTGGTGTACGTTATCACGTTGTACGTGGTGCGCTTGATACTTCAGGCGTAGATGGACGTAGAAAGAGCCGTTCAAAATACGGAGCTAAAAAACCTAAAAAATAA
- a CDS encoding ribosomal L7Ae/L30e/S12e/Gadd45 family protein: protein MSNEKVARFNKQHHVIGLKQTLKALDKNQVTSLIIAEDVEVHLLTRVLSQINHKQIPVSFFKSKQALGEYVGINVNATIVALLK, encoded by the coding sequence ATGTCTAATGAAAAAGTTGCACGCTTTAACAAACAACATCATGTTATTGGGCTTAAACAAACGCTTAAGGCTTTGGATAAGAACCAAGTTACATCATTGATTATTGCTGAAGACGTTGAAGTTCATTTACTGACTCGCGTGTTAAGTCAAATCAATCATAAACAAATACCTGTTTCATTTTTCAAAAGCAAGCAAGCTTTAGGAGAATATGTAGGTATTAACGTTAATGCAACAATTGTTGCGTTATTAAAATGA
- the rpoC gene encoding DNA-directed RNA polymerase subunit beta', translated as MKIGLASPEKIRSWSFGEVKKPETINYRTLKPEKDGLFCERIFGPSKDWECSCGKYKRVRYKGMVCDRCGVEVTKSKVRRERMGHIELAAPVSHIWYFKGIPSRMGLLLDMSPRALEEVIYFASYVVVNPGPTGLEQKTLLSEAEFREYYDKFPGKFNAKMGAEGIKELLQEIDLDAELKQLRDELESATGQRLTRAIKRLEVVESFRHSGNNPAWMVLDVLPIIPPEIRPMVQLDGGRFATSDLNDLYRRVINRNNRLKRLLDLGAPGIIVQNEKRMLQEAVDALIDNGRRGRPVTGPGNRPLKSLSHMLKGKQGRFRQNLLGKRVDYSGRSVIAVGPSLKMYQCGLPKEMALELFKPFIMKELVQREIATNIKNAKSKIERMDDEVWDVLEDVIKEHPVLLNRAPTLHRLGIQAFEPTLVEGRAIRLHPLATTAYNADFDGDQMAVHVPLSKEAQAEARMLMLAAQNILNPKDGKPVVTPSQDMVLGNYYLTLERKESVNTGAIFNDTNEVLKAYANGYVHLHSRIGVHAKSFNNPTFTEEQNKKILLTSVGKVIFNEIIPDSFAYINEPTQTNLENKTPARYFVSATELGEGGLKEYFDNQELIEPFNKNFLGNIIAEVFNRFSITDTSMMLDRMKDLGFKFSTKAGITVGVSDIVVLPDKQEILDEHEKLVERITKQFNRGLITEFERYNAVVEIWTDAKDQIQQKLMGSLDKTNPIFMMSDSGARGNASNFTQLAGMRGLMAAPSGKIIELPITSSFREGLTVLEYFISTHGARKGLADTALKTADSGYLTRRLVDVAQDVIVRDEDCGTDRGLLVSDIKEGTEMIEPFIERIEGRYSKETVRHPETDEVIVKPDQLVTADIAKQITDAGIESMYIRSAFTCNTRHGVCEKCYGKNLATGEKVEVGEAVGTIAAQSIGEPGTQLTMRTFHTGGVAGSDITQGLPRIQEIFEARNPKGQAVITEIEGVVDDIKIAKDRQQEIVIKGANESKSYLASGTSRLKVEVGQSVERGEVLTEGSIEPKNYLSVSGLNATESYLLKEVQKVYRMQGVEIDDKHVEVMVRQMLRKVRIIEAGDTKLLPGSLVDIHSFTDANRDAFKERKRPATAKPVLLGITKASLETESFLSAASFQETTRVLTDAAIKGKRDNLLGLKENVIIGKLIPAGTGMRRYRDVKYDTVAPNATVSEESETTKI; from the coding sequence ATGAAAATAGGACTTGCTTCACCCGAAAAAATCCGTTCATGGTCTTTTGGTGAGGTTAAAAAGCCAGAAACAATTAACTATCGTACTTTAAAACCAGAAAAAGATGGTCTATTCTGTGAGAGAATATTTGGACCTTCGAAAGACTGGGAATGTAGTTGTGGTAAATACAAACGTGTACGTTATAAAGGTATGGTTTGTGACAGATGTGGAGTAGAAGTAACTAAGTCAAAAGTGCGCCGTGAAAGAATGGGCCATATTGAATTAGCTGCGCCTGTATCACACATTTGGTACTTCAAAGGTATTCCAAGTCGTATGGGTCTTTTATTAGATATGTCGCCAAGAGCGTTAGAAGAAGTTATTTACTTCGCTTCTTATGTTGTTGTTAACCCAGGTCCAACTGGTTTAGAGCAAAAGACATTATTATCTGAAGCAGAATTCAGAGAGTACTATGATAAATTCCCAGGTAAATTCAACGCCAAAATGGGTGCTGAAGGTATCAAAGAATTACTACAAGAAATCGACTTAGACGCTGAACTTAAACAACTAAGAGATGAGTTAGAATCAGCAACAGGTCAAAGACTTACACGTGCAATTAAACGTTTAGAAGTAGTTGAATCATTCAGACATTCTGGTAATAATCCAGCATGGATGGTGTTAGACGTACTTCCAATTATCCCACCAGAAATCAGACCAATGGTTCAATTAGATGGTGGACGTTTTGCTACAAGTGATCTTAATGATTTGTATCGTCGTGTTATCAACCGTAACAACCGTTTGAAACGTTTATTAGACTTAGGTGCTCCAGGCATCATCGTCCAAAACGAAAAACGTATGTTACAAGAAGCTGTTGATGCACTTATCGATAATGGTCGTCGTGGCCGTCCAGTTACTGGACCAGGTAACCGCCCATTAAAATCTCTTTCTCATATGTTAAAAGGTAAACAAGGACGTTTCCGTCAAAACTTATTAGGTAAGCGTGTTGACTATTCAGGTCGTTCAGTTATTGCAGTTGGACCTAGCTTGAAAATGTATCAATGTGGACTACCTAAAGAGATGGCATTAGAATTGTTCAAACCTTTCATCATGAAAGAATTAGTTCAACGTGAAATTGCTACAAACATTAAAAATGCGAAAAGTAAGATTGAACGCATGGATGATGAAGTTTGGGACGTATTGGAAGATGTTATCAAAGAACACCCAGTACTTTTAAACCGTGCACCAACACTTCACAGATTAGGTATTCAAGCATTTGAACCTACATTAGTTGAAGGCCGTGCAATTCGTCTGCATCCACTTGCTACAACAGCTTACAACGCTGACTTTGATGGTGACCAAATGGCAGTTCACGTACCATTATCTAAAGAAGCTCAAGCAGAAGCACGTATGTTAATGCTTGCAGCACAAAATATCTTAAACCCTAAAGATGGTAAACCAGTTGTAACACCTTCACAAGATATGGTGCTAGGTAACTATTACTTAACTTTAGAGCGTAAAGAATCAGTGAATACTGGTGCGATTTTCAATGATACAAATGAAGTGTTAAAAGCTTATGCGAATGGCTACGTACACTTACATTCACGTATTGGTGTACATGCTAAATCATTTAATAATCCAACATTTACTGAAGAACAAAACAAAAAAATCTTGTTAACTTCAGTTGGTAAAGTTATATTCAATGAAATCATTCCGGATTCATTTGCATATATTAACGAACCAACACAAACTAATTTAGAAAATAAAACACCAGCTAGATATTTCGTATCAGCTACTGAATTAGGAGAAGGCGGATTAAAAGAATACTTCGATAACCAAGAATTAATTGAACCTTTCAATAAGAATTTCTTAGGAAATATTATTGCAGAAGTCTTCAATCGTTTCAGCATCACAGATACTTCTATGATGTTAGACAGAATGAAAGACTTAGGATTCAAATTCTCAACTAAAGCAGGTATCACTGTTGGTGTATCTGATATCGTAGTATTACCAGATAAACAAGAAATTTTAGATGAACACGAAAAATTAGTTGAGAGAATTACGAAACAATTTAATCGTGGTTTAATCACTGAATTTGAACGTTATAACGCTGTTGTTGAAATTTGGACTGACGCTAAAGACCAAATTCAGCAAAAATTAATGGGCTCACTTGATAAAACAAACCCAATCTTTATGATGAGTGACTCTGGTGCCCGTGGTAACGCATCTAACTTTACACAGTTAGCAGGTATGCGTGGACTTATGGCTGCACCATCAGGTAAGATTATTGAATTACCAATCACTTCTTCATTCCGTGAAGGTTTAACAGTGTTAGAGTACTTTATCTCTACCCATGGTGCGCGTAAAGGTCTTGCCGATACAGCACTTAAAACAGCCGATTCAGGTTACCTTACTCGTCGTCTTGTTGACGTTGCTCAAGATGTTATTGTTCGTGATGAAGATTGTGGCACTGACCGTGGTCTACTTGTTTCTGATATCAAAGAAGGTACAGAAATGATCGAACCATTCATCGAACGTATCGAAGGACGTTATTCTAAAGAAACTGTCCGTCATCCAGAGACTGATGAAGTAATTGTAAAACCAGATCAATTAGTAACTGCAGACATTGCTAAACAAATTACAGACGCTGGTATTGAATCAATGTATATACGTTCAGCATTTACATGTAATACACGTCACGGTGTTTGTGAAAAATGTTACGGTAAAAACCTTGCTACTGGTGAAAAAGTTGAAGTTGGTGAAGCAGTTGGTACAATTGCTGCACAATCAATTGGTGAACCAGGTACACAGCTTACAATGCGTACATTCCATACAGGTGGTGTAGCAGGTAGTGATATCACGCAAGGTCTTCCACGTATTCAAGAGATCTTCGAAGCACGTAATCCTAAAGGTCAAGCCGTGATTACAGAAATCGAAGGTGTCGTTGATGACATCAAGATTGCGAAAGACCGTCAACAAGAAATCGTTATTAAAGGTGCGAACGAATCTAAATCATATTTAGCTTCAGGTACTTCAAGATTGAAAGTTGAGGTTGGTCAAAGCGTTGAACGTGGTGAAGTTCTAACTGAAGGTTCAATCGAGCCTAAGAACTATTTATCTGTATCAGGTTTAAATGCAACAGAAAGCTATCTATTAAAAGAAGTTCAAAAAGTTTACCGTATGCAAGGTGTAGAAATTGATGATAAACACGTTGAAGTTATGGTTAGACAAATGCTACGTAAAGTACGCATTATCGAAGCTGGAGATACTAAGTTACTTCCAGGTTCATTAGTAGATATTCACAGCTTTACTGATGCAAACCGTGACGCATTTAAAGAACGTAAACGTCCAGCAACAGCTAAACCAGTCTTACTAGGTATTACGAAAGCGTCTCTTGAAACAGAAAGCTTCTTATCAGCAGCTTCGTTCCAAGAAACAACACGTGTACTTACAGATGCTGCAATTAAAGGTAAACGCGATAACTTACTTGGTCTTAAAGAGAATGTTATCATCGGTAAATTAATTCCAGCTGGTACTGGTATGAGACGTTACAGAGACGTTAAATACGACACAGTTGCACCAAATGCAACAGTTTCAGAAGAATCAGAGACAACTAAGATATAA
- the rpoB gene encoding DNA-directed RNA polymerase subunit beta, giving the protein MAGQFVQYGRHRKRRNYARISEVLELPNLIEIQTESYEWFLEEGLLEMFRDISPIEDFTGNLSLEFVDYRLGEPKYDLEESKNRDTTYSAPLRVKVRLIIKETGEVKEQEVFMGDFPLMTDTGTFVINGAERVIVSQLVRSPSVYFNEKLDKNGRTNFDATIIPNRGAWLEYETDAKDVVYVRIDRTRKLPLTVLLRALGFSTDQEIVDLLGENEYLRNTLEKDGTENTDQALLEIYERLRPGEPPTVENAKSLLYSRFFDPKRYDLASVGRYKANKKLHLKHRLFNQKLAEPIVNTETGEIVAEEGTVLDRRNLDEVMDVLEANANSEVFELEGTVIDEPVEIQSIKVYVPNDEEGRTTTVIGNAFPDSEVKCITPADIIASMSYFFNLLSGIGFTDDIDHLGNRRLRSVGELLQNQFRIGLSRMERVVRERMSIQDTDSVTPQQLINIRPVIASIKEFFGSSQLSQFMDQANPLAELTHKRRLSALGPGGLTRERAQMEVRDVHYSHYGRMCPIETPEGPNIGLINSLSSYARVNEFGFIETPYRKVDLETHSITDQIDYLTADEEDSYVVAQANSVLDENGRFVEDEVVCRFRGNNTVMAKEKMDYMDVSPKQVVSAATACIPFLENDDSNRALMGANMQRQAVPLMNPESPFVGTGMEHVAARDSGAAIVAKHKGRVEHVESNEILVRRLIEEDGQEYEGELDRYPLAKFKRSNTGTCYNQRPIIATGDVVTKGEILADGPSMELGEMALGRNLVVGFMTWDGYNYEDAVIMSERLVKDDVYTSIHIEEYESEARDTKLGPEEITRDIPNVSDSALKNLDDRGIVYVGAEVNDGDILVGKVTPKGVTELTAEERLLHAIFGEKAREVRDTSLRVPHGAGGIVLDVKVFNREEGDDTLSPGVNQLVRVYIVQKRKIHVGDKMCGRHGNKGVISKLVPEEDMPYLPDGTPIDIMLNPLGVPSRMNIGQVLELHLGMAAKNLGIHVASPVFDGASDDDVWSTIEEAGMARDGKTVLYDGRTGEPFDNRISVGVMYMLKLAHMVDDKLHARSTGPYSLVTQQPLGGKAQFGGQRFGEMEVWALEAYGAAYTLQEILTYKSDDTVGRVKTYESIVKGENITKPGVPESFRVLMKELQSLGLDVKIMDEHDNEIDMQDNEDDDVVERKVDLQQKEAPQSQKEITD; this is encoded by the coding sequence TTGGCAGGTCAATTTGTCCAATATGGAAGACATCGTAAACGTAGAAACTATGCGAGAATTTCAGAGGTATTAGAATTACCGAATTTAATTGAGATTCAGACTGAGTCTTACGAGTGGTTCTTAGAAGAAGGTTTATTAGAAATGTTTAGAGACATTTCTCCGATTGAAGATTTCACAGGCAATCTTTCTTTAGAGTTTGTAGATTATAGACTCGGAGAACCGAAATATGATTTAGAAGAATCAAAAAACCGTGATACAACGTATTCTGCACCTCTACGTGTAAAAGTACGTCTAATCATCAAAGAAACTGGAGAAGTGAAAGAGCAAGAAGTATTTATGGGCGATTTCCCATTAATGACAGATACAGGTACATTCGTAATAAATGGTGCTGAACGTGTAATCGTTTCACAATTAGTTCGTTCACCATCCGTATACTTCAATGAAAAACTAGATAAAAATGGTCGTACAAACTTCGATGCAACAATCATTCCTAACCGTGGTGCATGGTTAGAATATGAAACTGATGCGAAAGATGTTGTTTATGTACGTATTGATAGAACAAGAAAATTACCATTAACAGTATTATTACGTGCTTTAGGTTTCTCAACTGATCAAGAAATTGTTGATCTTTTAGGTGAAAACGAGTACTTACGTAATACTTTAGAAAAAGATGGTACTGAAAATACTGATCAAGCATTATTAGAAATTTATGAGCGCTTACGCCCTGGCGAACCGCCTACAGTTGAAAATGCTAAGAGCTTATTATATTCTCGTTTCTTTGATCCGAAACGTTATGACTTAGCTAGTGTAGGTCGTTACAAAGCGAATAAAAAACTTCATTTGAAACACCGTTTATTCAATCAGAAATTAGCTGAACCAATTGTTAATACTGAAACAGGTGAAATTGTAGCTGAAGAAGGTACAGTCTTAGATCGTCGTAACTTAGATGAGGTTATGGATGTACTAGAAGCAAATGCAAACAGTGAAGTCTTTGAATTAGAAGGTACTGTTATTGATGAACCTGTTGAGATTCAATCAATCAAAGTATACGTTCCGAACGATGAAGAAGGACGTACAACTACAGTGATTGGTAATGCTTTCCCTGATTCAGAAGTGAAATGTATTACACCAGCAGATATTATTGCATCAATGTCATACTTCTTTAACTTGTTAAGTGGTATTGGATTTACAGATGATATTGACCATTTAGGTAATCGTCGTCTACGTTCAGTAGGGGAACTATTACAAAATCAATTCCGTATTGGTTTATCAAGAATGGAACGTGTTGTACGTGAAAGAATGTCTATCCAAGACACTGATTCTGTTACGCCTCAACAATTAATCAATATTCGTCCTGTTATTGCATCTATTAAAGAATTCTTTGGTAGCTCTCAATTATCACAATTCATGGACCAAGCTAACCCATTAGCCGAGTTAACACATAAACGTCGTTTATCAGCATTAGGACCCGGCGGTTTAACACGTGAACGTGCTCAAATGGAAGTACGTGACGTTCACTATTCTCACTATGGTCGTATGTGTCCAATCGAAACACCAGAGGGTCCGAATATCGGACTTATCAACTCACTATCTAGTTATGCGCGTGTGAATGAATTTGGTTTCATTGAAACACCTTACCGTAAAGTAGATCTTGAAACACATTCAATCACAGACCAAATTGACTACTTAACAGCTGACGAAGAAGACAGCTATGTAGTAGCTCAAGCAAACTCTGTATTAGATGAAAATGGTCGTTTCGTAGAAGACGAAGTTGTTTGTCGTTTCCGTGGTAATAACACAGTTATGGCTAAAGAAAAAATGGACTACATGGATGTTTCACCTAAACAAGTTGTTTCTGCTGCGACAGCATGTATTCCTTTCTTAGAAAACGATGACTCTAACCGTGCATTGATGGGTGCAAACATGCAACGTCAAGCAGTGCCATTGATGAATCCTGAATCACCATTCGTAGGAACTGGTATGGAGCACGTGGCAGCACGTGACTCTGGTGCAGCAATTGTTGCAAAACATAAAGGCCGTGTTGAACACGTTGAATCTAATGAAATTCTTGTACGTCGACTTATTGAAGAAGATGGTCAAGAATATGAAGGCGAATTAGATCGCTATCCATTAGCTAAATTCAAACGTTCAAATACTGGTACATGTTATAACCAAAGACCTATCATTGCTACTGGCGATGTAGTGACTAAAGGCGAAATTTTAGCTGACGGTCCTTCAATGGAACTTGGTGAAATGGCATTAGGTAGAAACTTAGTTGTTGGTTTCATGACTTGGGACGGTTATAACTACGAGGATGCTGTAATCATGAGTGAACGTCTAGTTAAAGATGACGTATACACTTCTATTCATATTGAAGAGTATGAATCTGAAGCACGTGATACAAAACTAGGACCTGAAGAAATCACTCGTGATATTCCTAACGTTTCAGATAGTGCACTTAAAAACTTAGATGACCGCGGTATTGTATACGTAGGTGCTGAAGTTAATGATGGTGACATCTTAGTCGGTAAAGTAACGCCTAAAGGTGTAACAGAATTAACTGCAGAAGAACGTTTACTACATGCAATCTTCGGTGAAAAAGCACGTGAAGTTCGCGATACATCATTACGCGTACCTCATGGTGCAGGTGGTATTGTTCTAGATGTTAAAGTCTTTAACCGTGAAGAAGGAGACGACACATTATCTCCAGGTGTTAACCAATTAGTTCGTGTGTATATCGTTCAAAAACGTAAAATACACGTTGGTGACAAAATGTGTGGTCGACATGGTAACAAGGGTGTAATTTCTAAACTTGTTCCTGAAGAAGATATGCCTTATTTACCAGACGGCACGCCAATCGATATCATGTTGAACCCACTTGGTGTTCCATCACGTATGAATATCGGACAAGTATTAGAGCTACACTTAGGTATGGCTGCTAAAAACTTAGGTATTCACGTTGCTTCACCAGTATTTGATGGTGCGAGTGATGATGATGTATGGTCAACAATTGAAGAAGCTGGTATGGCTCGTGACGGTAAGACGGTATTATATGACGGACGTACAGGTGAACCATTTGATAACAGAATTTCAGTTGGTGTAATGTACATGCTGAAACTTGCTCACATGGTTGACGATAAATTACACGCACGTTCAACAGGACCTTACTCACTTGTTACGCAACAACCACTTGGTGGTAAAGCACAATTTGGTGGACAACGTTTCGGTGAGATGGAAGTATGGGCACTTGAAGCATACGGTGCTGCATATACACTTCAAGAAATCTTAACTTACAAATCCGATGATACAGTAGGTCGTGTGAAAACATATGAATCTATTGTTAAAGGTGAAAACATCACTAAACCAGGTGTTCCTGAATCATTCAGAGTATTGATGAAAGAATTACAAAGTTTAGGGTTAGACGTTAAGATTATGGACGAGCATGACAATGAAATTGACATGCAAGACAATGAAGATGATGATGTCGTTGAACGTAAAGTGGATCTTCAACAAAAAGAAGCGCCACAATCACAGAAAGAAATTACAGACTAA